The genomic interval CCAACACGATTTTTTTCATTAATGAACTCACAGGTTCCACCACCTGGCTAGCTGATAAGTTGAATGCATTCCTGAACTAAAGAGCTTATTCAATATGATACTTTCTTCAGTATTGCAATATGATATGGTTGACAGGCTAATGGTAGTTTCTGAAATTCTATGACTTAAACAGTTTAACCTTGATTATATGGGATGGTTGATGTTTTTGTATAAGCTTGAACCTATTTAGGCAGTTCACTCACTTGATTACTTGAACTGGTGTTACATTGACATCTCTCTAGTAGCTTCTTCTCCTTCAGTAACACAAGTCATCACACCAAGAGCTTGTAaaattcaaactattttaacgtgtttgcaacttgcatcaGTGAAGGACATGGTGTTAGATGATTGTCAAAACCCAAAACAACAATTTTGAAGTATCATGTGGTGAATGTGTTTTGACAGAAATTTCATTTTcactgaaaattttaaatttattctgATTTGATGCTTTTGAATGTAGCTGGTTATGCGGTGGTGCTACTGGCAGAGATCACACATGGTCAAGTATTAGTGGCCACAGTTGTGGTCGATTCACTGAAGATCAGTCAAAGAAGACAGAGCAAGCTAGGAGAAACCTTTATCGGTACATGCACTACCACAACAGATACAAAGCTCACACTGATTCTCTTAAGCAGGAAGCAAAGCTTAAGGGCGACATCCAGGGGAAGATTTCCATTTCTGAAAACAAGGATTCCAAGATAAAAGATTACTCTTGGGTGATAAATGGATTAAACAGACTTTTCAGGTCAAGGCGGGTTCTTTCATATTCTTATCCTTTTGCATTCTACATGTTTGGTGATGAGATTTTCAAGGATGAGATGACTTCTGATGAAAGAGAACTAAAGCAAAACCTATTTGAggaccaacaacaacaattagAATTCAACGTTGAAAGACTATCTGGTTTCCTTGAGAGggattttcaaaattttagtgatgaTGAGGTTATGGATACAATGAAGCACGTCATCAATCTTTCCAATGTGGTTGATAGACTCTGCAAGCAAATGTAAGAGCTCAACAAAAGTTTGGTAGTGTCTGTAAATTACTGTTCTAACTATATTACCTTGCAGGTATCAGTGCATTGAGAATGATTTGTTGTATCCACTGCGTACGCCTCATAATATTGCTCCATACAAATCCAAGGGCCTTGACAGGGCCTCAGAGCTCAATGTTTGTTGGGATTCTTCTGAACAAGGTTTGCAACCAATTAAATACAGTCAAGATGAACACAAGAGTCAGCCTGGTTTATCTGGTACTTATATTGACACCTTTCATTTCTATTGCAGCTTCAATTTATATGTTTCTGATAGCTGATGCATATTTCAACATGCCCTGTAGGTTCATCTATTTTTGGAAAGCGGCAACTTGGCTCAAGTTCTAATAACAATGGGCGGCCTCACAAGCGAGAAAGAAATGATGCCCATGGTGGGGCTGCCCTTTTTGACCTCAATGTGCCAGCTGAAGTGGCAGACAAGATATGAAACTTAAATAACTTACAGCACATTCCGTTGCAAGTGTACAGCTGACCCGGGCTTCTTCAGCTACATAAAGGAAAACTCTGCTCTTTTTTGTTGCGTTAGAGTGTCGACATGGCAAGTTTAAACGGGGGGCTATAATACCAACAATAGGGTAGCGTTCACTTATTCTCTTGTAAATCATGACAAGAATTGGTGGCAATGTGCAATGTGCACGTTGCATAGCTCTTATAATGCTAAATCTACCCCTCGGGCAAGACGATGGCATTTTGGaagataaaattttgaaatgtcCTTTTGCAAACATGAAAGGTAATGTATGAAGCATATTGGAAGTGCCTGCGGATGCTTAGCACCTGGAAATTAATAGAAACAAACTAATTGAGTCGCGACATATTCTTGGCCGAGCTTATGGGCTCATCTTATCCGTCAAACCTATTTTGTGGCCAGAAGGCAGCTGATCTCTAGGTCAGTTTCGGTTAACATATATCCAAGCATTCATTGCTGGGATTCTGGGAATGTCTGAATTCCGATTCCCATCTGCTGAAGTGCAAGATGCAAATCTTGGTCCCTGTTCAGGACAGGAtttctggttttcttctcttgtttCATCCTAGAGCCTTTGGATTATTTGTCAcaacttgtactccctccgtcccacattATATGGGACTGGGCACTGTTCATCCAAAATAAGGAGGTTGGCAAAAGACGTATGTACCCCTCATTTACTTAGTACTGGGCACTAGCAGTGAGAATATTTGGGTTTACAAGCTTGCCGGCAAATGATTGGCACAAAGAAAGAGTAAGCATTCCTCAGTATACAATGACATTAATGCACATGTTGACAAGAGTCAATTAAATCCCACTCACCTCTTTGCTGCCCAAAATTCACACGCACTACACATTAGCGCCACAAATACACATGCATTAGCtgttcaaaatttaaacttGATGCTTAGAACCAGCCCGCCATTTTCACTCCCTTGCTCTCACTCACAGGTCTAAAAACCAAAGCTCTCATATTACACTCATATTAGCAACCTACTCCAGCATTACACCAAGAGAGACCCTTAACTAATCCATGGAAGAAGAGGAATATGAGATTCCTGATCTCAACCTTGATCCTGGTGTGCAAGAAGTGCTGCAAGATGAAGGTGATGGGATCCCTGACCTTAACCTGGTTCCTGCTGTGCAAGGAGAAGATGCCTTCCAATATGAAGATGAAGAGCTTCCTGACAACCAATGTTTTGGTGCTCATGAAGATGAACATCCAGGCCCTACCATGCAAGCAGTTGAACTCTCCAATGGCCGGAGTGCACAAGAAATTTGTCATCTAAACATGGAGCCAGGTATGGAATCAAAATCTTAATGCAAAGCAAGTTATGGGCTTATTCACATTTCCCATCCTCCCTTCTGCTGAAATAACAGAAACATAAATGTTGAAAGTAGCAAAGTTTGTATGatcaaaatttatgaaaaaattcatAAACTAACAAGCCCAATATTACTTCTTTGCATAACACAGAGCTTTGCAGCTTTGCTATTAGTGTCAATCAGTTGTTGCTTTTAGTCAGGAGTTGTAAACTTCAGCCATCagtcatatatatactcttatGTGGTACTATGCAAAAATGATGATCATAAATGGCTCTATGAATTTTATTTGCTCATTATGATAACCAGCCATTAGCCCAACAACCTCCAAAGTTTATAAGCGTACATCATGTGTTCTAAATAGTTGGAATCAGCATAGTTCAAGTTTTATTTCATAAAGCTGGTTTTAATATCAGAAACTACTAAAACAACCCAAAAAATGAATAGTATGAACTTAATATATAACACCACTGCAGGATGACCCATATAGGTATGGgaacatgtgttttttttttgtggtagATGAcctaatgcaaaaaaaaaaaaaaaaacttttgtggtCAAGAATGGTTACTTAATTTATAATGCACTTTTCTGTATATTTCATCATACAAAGCACATGACAGGGTGGTTAAAGCCGCGCGAATGCACTACTTCATTAGCTAGTTTCTTTGTACAAccttcaactttaaatttatctTCGTCACATGTCATGCAGCAAATTATGGAGAAGATGATATTGTATTTGACGATGACGAATTCAATGTTCTCCAAGATCAATCAAATTATGCAGGTACATACATTATTTTTTGCTCATATGTAATCAGCAGTGATGCAGATGGGGATATCATATGAGTAGCTCATGTCTCACCTTTTCTGTCCATGCAGACGAGGAGGATTTTGATGTTTATTCTCCTTATATGGATGTTGTCTTTGATGAAGATCTCCATACATCAAGTGATGAGGAAGGTATGACATGCAAATGACATTCATTAGTGTACTGCAAGTATAAAATATATTGCCAActgatatgtatatatataaatattttctttgtGCAGATACTCAACAAGACAATataaagagaaggaaatatttACCAGAAGCTGAGAAGAAAGCTATTTATGGAGCTTTACTTGCAAGTACTATCAATGGGAAACTTGCTGATAGAGATACTACAGAAATTATTGCAGCTATGTTTGATGTGACAAGGAGAGTTGTACAAGACATTTGGACAAAGGTGAAGAAATGTTTAGCAGCAGGTGTTGAAGTTGACTTTAAATCAAAGAAGCCTGGTAATTGTGGCCGAAAAAGAAGTGACATTGATTTGGATCAGGTTTTAGCACTTCCTTTGAACTCAAGGTGTAGCATCAGATCTCTTGCTAGCGCATTGAATGCTAGCAAAAGCAAGGTGCATAGGTTAGTCAAAGAAGGAGCCCTTCGCCATCACTCAAATAGCATTAAACCTTACTTGAAGGAAGCTAATAAAAAACAAAGGCTCGAGTTCTGTGTATCCATGCTAGATGCTGCTACTTTGAATGCTGAACCAAGATTTATAGACATGCAAAACATTGTGCATATTGATGAAAAATGGTTCAACGCCACTATGAAAAACAAGACCTTCTACCTTGTATTCAATGAAGATGAACCTATGAGATGTGTGCAAAATAAAAATGCCATAGATAAAGTTATGTTTTTATCAACTCTTGCAAAGCCTAGGTATGATGAGGAAGGAAATTGCTACTTCGATGGCAAAATAGGAATATGGCCCTTTGTTAGGAAGGTGAAGTCTCAACTTGATTCAATCTGTTTTTATTGCTTTCAAGTCACTTTGTAACTAACTTGTTCTTTGCTCTATATGTTAGGAACCAGCACAAAGGAGTAGTCGCAACAGGCCGAAGGGTACATTGGTCACAAAATCTATTATGGTGTCGAGAGAAACAAGTAGGGCTTTCTTGATTACAAAGGTTATTCCAGCTATTGCCTCTTGTTGGCCTAGAGAAGATGTAGGGAAGACCATTTGGATTCAGCAAGACAATGCACGGACACATATTCTGCCAAACGACGAAGCATTTGCCCTCGCGGTGGCCCAAGTAGGCCTAGACATACGCATCATGAACCAGCCCCCTAATCCACCAGACATGAATGTGCTTGATCTGGGTTTCTTTGCTTCTCTTCAATCGAAGACATACCTCAAAAATTGTAGTAACATGGATGAATTAATCAGCAATGTGGACGAAGAGTACAATGAGTATAATTCTAACTTGGTGAGTAGGGTTTTCCTAAACCTACAAGCTTGCTTCATAGAAGTGATGAAAGCCGATGGAGGCAATGGCTACAAGATACTCCATATGAACAAGGATCGATTGGAGAGGCTTGACATGCTCCCTACTAGTCTGACTTGTGATATTGCACTTTACAACAAGGTTATGCAGACCTTGTTGAACTAGTCCAGCCTGGccatacttttgtttttttactccGATGGAGTTTGTAAGTATGTGGTAATGCACACCTTGTTAAACTAGCCCAGCCTAGCCATACTTTTGTCTTTTGTACTCCGATGGAGTTTGTAAGTATGTGGTGATGCAGACCATGTTGAACAACTAGTCCAGCCTAGCCATACTTTTGTTTTTCGTACTCCGATGGAGTTTGTAAATATGATTTCAGACTTTTGTTATATATAGGTAATTCAGCATAACTAGTTTTAGCAATCAGCAATATGTGATTCTATATTTAATTCAGCACTAATTTCATAACAATGAATACTTAATTGAACCCATTTCAGAACATGTCATTGCATAGTTAATTTCAGCACTAACTTTGGAACAATACTACAATCATTAGAACAATATATTATAGGAGTATATGACTATAACTAGGGCATTTCCATAACAAAATACTCCGTACTAGTCTGGCAACCATATGGAACACTACGGTAATTTGTACACTTATAAACATGGTAGTTCTACATCCATATTGCACTAAGTACTCCTACGTCCATTGTGCATTTCCACAACAAAATACCACAACAAAATCACATTCAGCAGTTTGGTAGTCCTAAATTCTTCTACACTTGCATACCTGGGTATGATATCGTGCAAATCTTTCATATGTAAATTCCGAGGCACACCGACGCCCTCATCATCAGTCTCTGCGTCGGAGATTGACTTTCCCTCGGCGATGCATGCCTTCTTCTCAGGCACACTGACGCCCTCATCATCAGTTTCTGCATCGGAGATTGACTTCCCCTCGTCGACGCATGCCTTCTTCTCGGAGCTTGTGTTCACCTTCCTTGGATTTCCCTCATAGTCCACATCAGCGATTGCCTTTTTCTCATCAGCCCATGCCTTCTCGATGGTTTCCATGTCGATGCTTGGCTTCTCATACTCTGAAATAGCCCGAAGCCAATCGTGCAACATTGTACTGTAAAGAAGATAAGACAAATCAATATAAATCAAGATGTGACTCAATTTGCATGCTACAAATGCATAACCATCCCAAATCGACAATCAGTGTGAATCACATACCCCAAGCGAGGACGCACTCCGAGCTGGCGCGGCCCTCCTGATTTGCTTGTCACTGGATGGTTGCACCGTAAGGAGAAATAAATGGAACATCAAAAAGCACATAATTTAACAAAATTGAATGGAAAGGactaataattaaataaataagagAGGAACCCTATGCCAATCTCCTCGATTGGAACATCTTGTTGTGTTTCAGGCACAAATTCGTCGTCACAACCTTGTGAGTTGAACTCATTGCCAGCCCCTTCATCATCCAAGTCAGGGACAAACATCAAGTCGTCAAAACAAACGCCTTCCGCCACTGGACGCGGCTCTTTGCCTAGCAACCACCACGTCCCGCGAACCCTGCCGCTGGGCCGCATTCTGCCGCCAGCCCGTAAACTGCTGCCGGCGACATGTTAAATCATTATATtcctattttaaataaattttttaattttaaactaTCAAAATGAAACATAGAAACTTTAAATCTACCATGAATCTAAGATATGATGTGCCTAACAGCGTCTAAGATTAATAAAATTGACACTTCAGTTTTTTTAACACCGTTAATTTCCTAGTACTCCGTATGATCTAAGAGTAGTTGGCAATGTATTAAGAACCTCTTCAGCTCTAAACAAGAACTGCAACTTCAAATCCTAGCACTTTGCCTAATGGATAACTACATCCCTGCAAAACATCCACCTAAAATCGCTCCATTCTTCATTCTTGACCAATTTAGCATGGTGGCATCTAGATCCTGGTTAAATGCGATTAAATTGATACTCCTACTTGTGAGGCTTGTCCCATATAGTTCACTGGCTAGAACGTTGCTGCAAATTTCATGTCCAGTACCACACCAATCAATGGCTACATCCAAGTCATACCCACGCTAGCTTCCAAATCTTGCATTGCGATGCTGCGGTGTCAAAATCAAACAATCCAAAGCGTAAACTGACATCCAATGCAAGATCCAAAACAAACACAGGTACTACCAACAACGTGGAAACGGAAGCACGCACATCGAACTCGGCTgcgctgtatatatatatatatatacctggaCGTTGAACTTGAcgaaggcgtcggcggcgtgcgcggcggctcggccgaacGAGAGCAGCGTGTTCTCCCGCTCCCACACCACCTCGATTCGCTTCTCCGGCGGTGCCCCCACCGCACGGGCCAGGTTGGGCacctgtggcggcggcgcatgggccAGGTTGGCCGCCGCCATTGGCTGCCGCACCGCCGGCGTTGGCGTCAACGGATGGGAGGTGGAAGGGAAGGAGCTCGGATGGATgggaggaggtggaagaagatgcGGGTGGGAGGGAGGCGCTGATGGAGGGGACGGAGAAAAAGCGAAGAAAATCGGGAGGGGAACGAGCGGTGGTCGATGGGCGACTCGGTGAGAGGATAAGGTAGGGACAAATTCCACCGACAGCTCTCTGTCCGCATTAGTACTCTCCCTGCCCGATGTCTGTTTGCATTAGTACTCCACCTACCcgatcccttatattttgagacacgTTTTTAACCCCTAATCCCatataatatgggacggagggagtactagctaaGAATCACATAAACTCTCAAGTCAATCGTTGGATTATGCGTTGATAAAACGGGGCATCTAGCTTGCCTTTTCTTTCTAGAACCCATGCAAAGGACAAGCATACGGTGACCCATCGGAATCGACGGCGATGCACTCGTACAGCGCGCTGGACTTATGGGAATCTTGTGCGTGAAAGAACACTCTATGTTGTCCTCTCCTGTCTCGTGTTGGTCCATTCTTCTCAAGAGGTCACTTGCTACTTGCTAGACTCTACTACCCAGCAATATTACTAGCTCTGCAGCTCATTGACTTTGTCAATAAGACACCATTGCCGTCATAGTAGTACTTGCTCTGCTACTGCTGTGGTTTGGTTAAGTTAAATCTTTCTCTGACAGCTTGGAAAACCGATGGGAAGAATCTTTCTGGATCTCGGACTCTACTAGCTTGCATAATCAAATGAACTGGAGCTGGTTTCCTATGTTCATTGGTAGCATTGCCAATTGCAATCACAGTATATGTAGTTTCCTATTGCTATCTCACCTCACCTGCTCTTTCTACTAACAATTATTTACCTCTAGTAGATGGACATAGTATTGGAATTGTATCAAATTAGAGGAGGGTCCAAGAGCACATGAAACCTCGAGCATGTCTGTCGCCGGATGTTTCTTTAATCAGCTAATCACCCCACTGAGATTTGATTAGGGATGGAAATTAAGCTTTCTCAAGGTTCACTTTTGTCATCATTAACCTGCACGGCTTCCCTAGTCGTCATTGGCAGCATCATTGTATCATAGTGGTCGAGATAACAATCATTGTAAACTTATGCATGCATCTGTGAGCTGGGCCGGGGAAAAGAGCACAACACCGAGCGTGCCTTCTCCTGacctgcctcctcctctcttctatTGCATGAGAGATGCCTTAACAAGTGGCTAGGTTGCAGGAGCTGTCTACTCGATGGCTCACACGTTCACAAATAATAATGGAATAAACAAGGGCCAATTTTGGTTGTCCGGTAGCCTTCACTCCAGAGTCCAGATGTGATAAATACAAATGGTAAAGTACTCACATTGTACTCTTACAAGCAGGTAAGGATTCCTACTATTTCATTTACGACGGTTTTATAGCATGGATGATTCACACGCACAAACACAAAGAAGTTCCAAGGCAAGGCCTAACAATACATACAATTTTGTAAAaccttttttattaaaattttaaaacgaACACTCTAAAAGAACCTTTGAAAAGGGCAAAGTTATTGTAATTCACTGTAGAAGAAGAGAGTCAACCGAGTTTACGAGAGAAACCTGCCGTAAAATTTTACAGCTACCAAAAAGTTTAGGTTAAAATAAGTTCGAGAGgatcctttttaaaaaatttatattgaaAAGGTTATTACAAATCCATACGTGCACCACATGTGCTTTGTGGTGCTGCTTCTGCATCCTGTTTCCAGAACAGTGGACGCAGGCCAAGTGAGGCCAAAGCCATAGCTCAACTGCACTGGGATTTTAGGTCACCCAAAGATTCTGTGACAAGCAACTACGCTCCGTCTGGGACCTGGATGGGGTGCCACATTAGGGGTGTAGTGTTGGCCTTTGGGGCAATGAGGCATCTACCGATACAAACCGATGTACCATTTTTCATGTAGCGTTTGTCATGTATGCTCACAGTGCTACTTGCCACGAACAAAGCACTTTGTGGGATGAATTGGCACAATCAAACCATGTGTGCCGTTGCCTGTCTAACGTGCCGATTCCTCTGTCATGTTTCGCACAGAAACAAACAGGCAACACAGCTGTGTGTAAAAACTGTGGCATTGACAGTAACTGGAATGCATCACAGTTAACAAGCCAAGAACAATTGATTCACATTGTTGCTTAACAATCGGTAACTGGTTAATGATTATGATTGATCCGAACAGGATGGTAGCAACTATAGCCGCAGTGCAGGACGGTGGCTGTGACGATCTTGTGACTCGCGAGTACTtggtagtagcagcagcagcagctagctagcactgTCGTGCACTGCGCTGCTGCACTGGTGGTAGACAGTAAGATATGTGACCGTGTCACATGACCtgccaaaaattttcttttggagTTCACTCAGGAAGGCAGTGCAAACGAGGGCAAGGGAGCGCCTCTTCCTAGgcgaaaaaaaatgacaaattcACCGAGACAGCACTGGGTGTGGGCTGCACATTTCCTTGGCTGCTTGTGTGGGTCTCCCATGAAACTCCATGCCTTCTCCGCACACACTTGCCGCTGTCCGTGGTGTTCACTGGCGTGGTCTTGTACACGCATAGGACGAGCTCCATCAATTACCGGAGCAGAGCCAGTCACAGGTCAAAGAAAAGACATGCATGATACTGTCCTTCTCTGCTGCTGCAATTTTATCTGCATATGAGCTGCTCATCATTGTAGGGGGGGAACACAGAACATTTGCAGGAAAACAGTGAAACGGTACCATCGTTTATGGAGAAAAATCTGTACTACATTGTCACTGAACTGTATGTATTTGGTCCAACTTTGAATCTTAGATCCCTTAACTAAAACCATTTACTTTTGATCCAGCAGCTCTGAAAGATGTCGCGGTGCCTACATGGATGAGGAGTGACAACATCAACCTTACTTTCTTTTCCTATTTCTCTGCCTAATCCTACATGGCGTCATGTCATCGAAAACCACCTAGGTTGGGTGGAGTAATGAAATACGGATAATTTCAAGTGTTAGCTGAGTCACTAAAACCAAACCAAGGTCATACTTGAGAGACCAAAAGTAGACTTCTTCGTATTTAGAAACGagagttactcaactttttgaAACAATTTCTTTTGtaagaaaatggaaaaaaaaggcatgtgTTGACATCTGAAGAATACTAGTTTTAGAGGTCCTCCAAGCTAATGTGGCAGGTGGGACAGGCTTATAATGTGGCAGAAGATTAGGTTATATATTCACCTTCTGATCTGATATTACTGGGGTAAAAATGTCAGCCACTTTGGGTGAAGTAAATTTTCCTTTTGGGCATAAATAACTGGAATCAACCAGATCTGGATGGAATAGAGTGAAGCCTTTCCTGAGCTCTCTCACCTCTATCTTgcataaaaaagaaaggaagttGGTAAGTTTTAGGACAGACATAAATATATCTTCCACCATAAACAAAGTATCTGAATAGCCGGACAGGATCGATCCGGCATGATACTGATATAAGAGCTTCAGCAGTAGGGACAGTACTGCTAGTACAagtagtagtagtgtagtacCTCATCAAGTTCATCACCCTCATCCTCCTAGCAGAGAAAGAAAGGGGCCTTTAGAAGAAGCAACTTTTACacgagaaaaagagagaggaaaaaaggtGTCAAGAGCTCAAAGGCTCAAAGACTTTATTAGGTGATCAACTCCACAGCAACAACTCCCAGGCTCCCACTTCCTTTGGATGATTTTATCTGCAAAGGTGAGATGCTTCCCCATTCCATGCAGTCTCTACCCTGCATCATTTGCTCTTTTTAGTTCTCTAACTGATAGTGTAGTTTTAGTGGTTACAGAGTTCAACTCTTCGCTAAGATGGGCTCACCTGTGCAAAGATTAGAGAGGAGGAGCCCTTCTTGAGCTCAGAGGTGCAGTGCAGGCTTGCAGCGGAGTTGTTCACTTGTAGGCTCCTTCCTTAACCTGCTCAATGTATCATAGCCGCTCCAAGAGGTGAGAAGCTTGTAGCTTTGGTTACAGCACCCTGGTTGGGGTTGCAGGTTGAAAATAAAGCTTGTAGCTTTACTTCTTGTTACCAAGTTACAGATATTGATCTCTGACCAGATGCTATGATTCTACATGTTTTAGATAGGATCAGTTCTTGGCTAATGCCTAATGATCTTGACGAATTTGCATCGGCAGCGACTCTGTTAGAATGCTCAGAATGGATGGCACGGATTTGTCTTCCCCAAGGTGCAATGTTCAGCATCTACAGGTaatttggtggtggtggagataAAATGGCTTGTTACTTCTTGCTTCATTTGTTCATTCTCTTGACTCCAAGCATGTGGGTCGGTGTCATTTTTGCTGGTAAAAAATTTCACAGCAGAATTTCCCCTCCTTTTTCCCCTTAACTTTCTGAACCATTTTCTTCTGCCCAAGATCAGTACAGAACTCTTGACTAGTGCATTTGCTATGTCCCTTTGGAATataatctctctttttttctgtcCATAACCCAAAACATCTCacttttctttctatttttctgTTCACGGAAGAATGCCGAAGAACTGAAGGATCAGAATAGCACCAATAAGAGGCTGCCCCGGACTACAGAGCTCCCATGCTCTTTGAT from Oryza glaberrima chromosome 3, OglaRS2, whole genome shotgun sequence carries:
- the LOC127767536 gene encoding uncharacterized protein LOC127767536 isoform X2, which codes for MRRRHRCPTWPVRWGHRRRSESRWCGSGRTRCSRSAEPPRTPPTPSSSSTSSLRAGGRMRPSGRVRGTWWLLGKEPRPVAEGVCFDDLMFVPDLDDEGAGNEFNSQVTSKSGGPRQLGVRPRLGTMLHDWLRAISEYEKPSIDMETIEKAWADEKKAIADVDYEGNPRKVNTSSEKKACVDEGKSISDAETDDEGVSVPEKKACIAEGKSISDAETDDEGVGVPRNLHMKDLHDIIPRSSSKTTSI
- the LOC127767536 gene encoding uncharacterized protein LOC127767536 isoform X1; translation: MRRRHRCPTWPVRWGHRRRSESRWCGSGRTRCSRSAEPPRTPPTPSSSSTSSLRAGGRMRPSGRVRGTWWLLGKEPRPVAEGVCFDDLMFVPDLDDEGAGNEFNSQVTSKSGGPRQLGVRPRLGTMLHDWLRAISEYEKPSIDMETIEKAWADEKKAIADVDYEGNPRKVNTSSEKKACVDEGKSISDAETDDEGVSVPEKKACIAEGKSISDAETDDEGVGVPRNLHMKDLHDIIPRYASVEEFRTTKLLNVILLWYFVVEMHNGRRST